Proteins from a single region of Hordeum vulgare subsp. vulgare chromosome 6H, MorexV3_pseudomolecules_assembly, whole genome shotgun sequence:
- the LOC123401008 gene encoding GDSL esterase/lipase At5g22810-like encodes MVMTNLVLMVIFLFVGPTTQGREALPLVPGVMLFGDSLVCIGNNNYITTWVKANMAPYGRDFMDHFATGRFSNGKVISDYIGEKLGFDGSPPAYLSAQSSGPNLLIGANFASAGSGYYDGTSPLYHDITLSQQVEYFKEYQSRLTVVAGRNQARTIISDALYIISAGSNDFGFNYYVNPSLFLRENIDQFTDRLIGIFNSTVMELYTLGARRIGVFSIAPLGCAPLAITVLGLGRSGCVPRLLDDARRFNRKLGAEVESLSKQYLDLKIALLDIYTPWHSLATSPGSYGFTEARHACCGTGLLEFTALFCNPMSIGTCENATTYVHWDAVHPSEAANKVIADSLDEGIKKLVM; translated from the exons ATGGTCATGACGAACTTGGTGCTCATGGTAATCTTTCTCTTCGTAGGACCAACGACACAAGGGAGAGAAGCCTTGCCGCTCGTGCCGGGGGTCATGTTGTTCGGTGACTCGCTTGTCTGCATCGGTAACAACAATTATATAACCACCTGGGTGAAAGCAAACATGGCTCCATATGGCCGGGACTTTATGGATCATTTCGCTACAGGGAGATTTAGCAATGGAAAAGTGATTAGCGATTACATAG gtgaaaagctaGGGTTTGATGGGTCTCCTCCAGCATATCTCAGCGCGCAGTCATCTGGACCGAATCTTCTAATTGGAGCGAACTTTGCATCAGCTGGATCCGGCTACTACGATGGCACGTCACCTTTGTAT CATGACATCACTTTGTCACAACAAGTGGAATACTTCAAGGAGTACCAATCGAGGCTGACAGTGGTGGCTGGGAGGAATCAGGCTCGGACCATAATTTCAGACGCACTGTACATCATTAGCGCCGGTTCAAATGACTTCGGCTTCAACTACTACGTGAACCCTTCGCTTTTCTTGAGAGAGAACATTGATCAGTTCACTGATCGCCTCATCGGCATCTTTAATAGCACCGTCATG GAACTTTACACCCTGGGAGCACGGCGCATTGGTGTTTTCTCTATAGCACCTTTGGGTTGCGCTCCCTTGGCGATCACGGTGTTGGGCCTTGGTAGAAGCGGGTGCGTTCCGAGGCTCCTTGATGATGCACGAAGGTTTAATAGGAAGTTGGGTGCAGAAGTTGAGTCACTGTCGAAGCAGTACCTTGATCTCAAGATAGCTCTCCTGGACATCTACACTCCTTGGCACAGCCTTGCCACCTCTCCTGGGTCATATG GGTTCACTGAGGCGAGGCACGCGTGTTGTGGTACCGGATTACTGGAGTTTACAGCTTTGTTTTGCAATCCTATGTCCATTGGGACATGTGAAAACGCGACTACATACGTGCATTGGGACGCTGTCCACCCATCGGAGGCGGCCAACAAAGTGATTGCAGATTCTCTGGATGAGGGGATCAAGAAGCTGGTTATGTAA